The Oncorhynchus masou masou isolate Uvic2021 chromosome 31, UVic_Omas_1.1, whole genome shotgun sequence genome includes a region encoding these proteins:
- the LOC135524044 gene encoding protein fem-1 homolog B-like, giving the protein MESLAGYVYKAAAEGRVLTLAALLLNHSKPETRYLLSYVTHLAGQRSTPLIIAARNGHDKVVRLLLDHYRVDTEQTGTVRFDGYVIDGATALWCAAGAGHFEVVRQLVCHQAKVNHTTVTNSTPLRAACFDGCLDIVKYLVDHQAKIGIANKYDNTCLMIAAYKGHTDVVGFLLEHGADPNSKAHCGATALHFAAEAGHLDIVKELVRCQAAMVVNGHGMTPIKVAAESCKAEVVELLLSHADCGPHSRIEALELLGASFANDRENYDILKTYHYLYLAMLERHRDPVSLIAKELLPPIEAYSGRGECRTLQELEAIRADRNALHMEGLMVRERILGSDNIDVSHPIIYRGAVYADNMEFGQCIKLWLHALHLRQKGNRNTHKDLLRFAQVFSQMVHLKEPVGAEPVEQVLHCSVLEIQRNIARVEAAPEAELHTAMDNYESNMFTFLYLVCISTKTVCGEEARAHVNEQIYNLIQLDPRSREGLSLLHLAISSSTPVDDFHTNDVCSFPNAQVTKLLLDCGAQVNAVDHEGNSPLHIIVQYNRPISDFLTLHAIIISLVEAGAHTDMTNKQKKTPLDKSTTGVSEILLKTQMKMSLKCLAARVVRHHQITFRNQIPKTLEEFVEFH; this is encoded by the exons ATGGAGTCGCTTGCCGGGTACGTCTACAAAGCGGCCGCTGAGGGCCGAGTCCTGACGCTGGCCGCCTTGCTGCTCAACCACTCCAAGCCAGAGACACGATATCTACTGAGTTATGTGACCCACCTCGCCGGCCAAAGGTCAACTCCTCTCATCATCGCAGCTCGAAACGGACATGACAAAGTTGTGAGGCTGCTGCTGGATCACTACAGGGTGGATACTGAACAAACTGGCACAGTCAGATTTGACGG gtATGTCATTGATGGGGCCACTGCTCTGTGGTGTGCGGCTGGCGCAGGACACTTTGAGGTAGTCCGCCAGTTGGTGTGCCACCAGGCCAAAGTCAACCACACCACTGTCACCAACTCCACCCCCCTGAGGGCAGCCTGCTTTGACGGGTGTCTGGACATTGTGAAATACCTGGTGGACCACCAGGCCAAAATCGGCATCGCCAACAAGTATGACAACACCTGCCTGATGATTGCTGCCTACAAGGGCCATACGGACGTAGTGGGCTTCCTGCTGGAGCATGGAGCTGACCCTAACTCCAAGGCCCACTGTGGGGCCACCGCCCTGCACTTTGCTGCTGAGGCGGGCCACCTGGACATCGTTAAGGAGCTGGTGCGCTGCCAGGCTGCCATGGTGGTGAACGGCCACGGCATGACACCGATCAAGGTGGCGGCGGAGAGCTGCAAGGCGGAGGTGGTGGAGCTGCTGCTGTCTCATGCCGACTGTGGCCCGCACAGCCGCATCGAGGCCCTTGAGCTGCTGGGTGCCTCGTTCGCCAACGACCGGGAGAACTATGACATCCTCAAGACCTATCACTACCTGTACCTGGCCATGCTGGAGCGCCACCGCGATCCCGTCAGCCTCATCGCCAAGGAGCTACTTCCGCCCATCGAGGCCTACAGCGGCCGGGGCGAGTGCCGCACCCTGCAGGAGTTAGAGGCAATCCGGGCAGACCGCAACGCGCTGCACATGGAGGGCCTGATGGTGCGTGAGCGTATTCTGGGATCGGATAACATTGACGTGTCGCACCCCATCATCTACCGGGGAGCTGTGTACGCCGACAATATGGAGTTCGGCCAGTGCATCAAGCTATGGCTGCACGCGCTGCACCTGCGTCAGAAGGGCAACCGCAACACGCACAAGGACCTGTTGCGGTTCGCCCAGGTCTTCTCCCAGATGGTGCACCTGAAGGAGCCGGTGGGGGCGGAGCCAGTGGAGCAGGTGTTACACTGCAGCGTGCTGGAGATCCAGAGGAACATCGCAAGGGTGGAGGCGGCGCCTGAGGCAGAGCTGCACACGGCCATGGACAACTACGAGTCCAATATGTTCACCTTCCTCTACCTGGTGTGTATCAGCACCAAGACTGTGTGCGGCGAGGAGGCACGTGCCCATGTCAACGAGCAGATATACAACCTGATCCAGCTGGACCCGCGTTCACGGGAGGGCTTGTCCCTGTTGCACCTGGCCATCAGCTCTAGCACGCCTGTGGACGACTTCCACACCAACGACGTGTGCAGCTTCCCCAATGCTCAGGTCACCAAGCTGCTGCTGGACTGCGGTGCGCAAGTGAACGCGGTGGACCACGAGGGCAACAGTCCTCTGCACATCATCGTCCAGTACAACCGGCCTATCAGCGACTTCCTGACACTGCACGCCATCATCATCAGCCTGGTGGAGGCTGGCGCCCACACTGACATGACCAACAAGCAGAAGAAGACGCCACTGGACAAGAGCACCACAGGTGTGTCGGAGATCCTGCTTAAGACCCAGATGAAGATGAGCCTCAAGTGCCTGGCGGCACGTGTCGTGCGCCATCACCAAATCACCTTCCGCAACCAGATCCCTAAGACCCTGGAGGAGTTTGTGGAGTTCCACTGA